Proteins encoded together in one Capricornis sumatraensis isolate serow.1 chromosome 3, serow.2, whole genome shotgun sequence window:
- the TMEM265 gene encoding transmembrane protein 265, whose translation MEDEENAAESLVCNTEAACSPSPIRCCWLRLRCLAATSIICGCSCLGIVALVFAIKAEERHKAGRLEEAVHWGARARRFILASFAVWLTVLVLGPLLLWLVSYAIAQAE comes from the exons ATGGAGGACGAGGAGAATGCAGCAGAGAGCCTGGTGTGCAACACGGAAGCTGCTTGTTCTCCATCCCCCATTCGCTGCTGCTGGCTCCGCCTCCGCTGCTTAGCAGCTACTAGCATTATATGTggctgctcttgcctgggaatagTGGCCCTTGTGTTTGCCATCAAG GCGGAAGAGCGGCATAAGGCAGGCCGGTTGGAGGAGGCAGTGCACTGGGGGGCCCGGGCCCGGAGGTTCATCCTGGCCAGCTTTGCCGTCTGGCTCACTGTCCTCGTTCTGGGCCCCCTGCTCCTATGGCTGGTCTCCTACGCCATCGCACAGGCTGAGTGA